The following are encoded together in the Salvia hispanica cultivar TCC Black 2014 chromosome 6, UniMelb_Shisp_WGS_1.0, whole genome shotgun sequence genome:
- the LOC125193226 gene encoding gamma-glutamyl peptidase 5-like — protein MGGQKFGILLCADDSEYVKKLYGGYYGVFVRMLKEEGESWDLFRVARGDFPADDQIADYDGFVISGSCSDAYADDLWICNLLILLNKLRAMNKKLLGICFGHQILGRAIGGKIGRAKGGWDIGITQVQLYPSKIFTSLNLPTSLSIIECHRDEVLTLPPEAEVLAWSERTGVEMFRYGDHIMGIQGHPEYTKGILSNLIDRLSNCQFIEESVGEEGKTRMEKSEPDMDVWWKLCTSFLKGRL, from the exons atgggaGGCCAGAAATTCGGCATCCTCCTCTGCGCCGATGACTCCGAATACGTGAAGAAGCTCTACGGCGGATACTACGGCGTGTTCGTGAGGATGCTGAAGGAGGAGGGTGAGAGCTGGGACCTTTTCAGGGTGGCGAGGGGCGATTTCCCCGCCGACGATCAGATCGCCGATTACGACGGCTTTGTCATCAGCGGCAGCTGCAGTGACGCCTACGCCGACGACCTCTGGATCTGCAACCTCCTCATTCTGCTCAACAAGCTTCGCGCCATGAATAAGAAGCTTCTCGGTATTTGCTTCGGTCATCag ATACTAGGACGAGCTATTGGAGGAAAGATTGGGAGGGCTAAAGGAGGATGGGACATTGGAATCACGCAAGTTCAACTTTATCCATCAAAGATATTCACATCTCTCAATCTGCCTACTTCACTTTCCATCATTGAATGCCATAGGGATGAG GTCTTGACCCTCCCACCGGAGGCAGAGGTGCTAGCATGGTCTGAGAGGACCGGAGTCGAGATGTTTAGGTATGGAGATCACATCATGGGCATCCAAGGCCATCCCGAATACACAAAGGGCATCCTCTCGAACCTTATTGACCGCCTCTCCAATTGCCAATTCATTGag GAGTCCGTTGGGGAAGAGGGTAAGACGAGGATGGAGAAGAGCGAGCCAGATATGGACGTATGGTGGAAACTGTGCACGAGCTTTCTGAAAGGGAGATTGTGA